The genomic DNA TGCTAGCTACTAGCTTGGTGGCTCTTGCCGATCTCGACGCTACAGCAGGCAAAAGAGTCAAAGATTTGGACGATACGGTAGATGATGCCTATGAAAACCTGTACGAAGTTCTGGCATATCAAAAAGATATTCAAGGAGTAGTAGAGCCGTTCTTACTTTTAGCGTTAATCGCACGCCATTTGGAACGAATGGCAGACCATGCTACCAATATCGGTCAACGAGTTTCATATATAGTTACGGGCCAGAGAAATTGAGCGGTATCTGACCGACAGAACGCGGTTAGCGCAGCCAGCGGCAAAGCCGATCGCAACTGTTTAACCAACGTTTAAGCTTTGCTTAAACTTGACATTACCGCCAGTTTAGCTTTTTAAATTAAAATCGATGATGAATACAGATAACTGCAAGGCAATTTATCTGGTTTAACTTCTGTGATAATTTACGTCAAGACGATCTAAATCACAGAAAATAGTAATTTAACCGCTTATGGTTAGAGATCGAAACAAAGTTGTTTTTCAAGCCACTTATGCCAAAAAATAATCTGACCATCGGTCGATTTTAGTAGGCAAATTATTGAATATATTGTCAAGCATAGACAATATATTTACGTGGTAACTAAAACTACTGTTTTGTAAATAGAAATCCAATTTAGGTGTGAGGATTACAGATGAGTAAATTATTTTGGCAAACTTTGAAAGTTGCTCCTGCAATATTTGCCGCTTCTCTTTTGACTGCTAATGGGGCAAATGCTCAAGCACTGCCCGAAAATGGTAACGACAGTTCGGTAAACGAAACTTTAGAACGGATCGATCGCTACCAAAATAACTCTACTTCTTCCCAGTCTCAGGTAACTAACGTCAACCAGCTTCGCGACGTATCACCTACCGACTGGGCTTATGAAGCTCTCCGTAGCTTAGTAGACCGCTATGGCTGTATTGCTGGTTATCCCAATCAAACCTATCGCGGCAGTCAGGCTCTAACCCGTTATGAATTTGCTGCTGGTTTAAACTCCTGCTTAAATCAAATCGAGCGTTTGATTGCTTCTTCTGAAGCCGTTACCAGAGAAGATTTAGACACGATGAATCGTCTCGCTCAGGAGTTTGAAGCAGAACTAGCTACTCTTGGCGGTCGTATTGATAATATCGAAAGCCGTACCGCTTTCTTAGAAGACAATCAGTTTTCTACTACTACTAAACTGAGTGGAGAAGCAATTTTCTCTGTTCAGCAAGCCTTTGGTGAAGAGGTTGACTCGCAGACTACCTTCGGCGATCGCGTCCGCTTGAACTTCGATACCAGTTTCTTTGGTGAAGACCGTTTGCGGACTAGATTAGAAGCAGGTAACTTCGACGATATTTTGCGTAGCGACGTTACTGGTACCGATTCAACTCGTCTTGGTTTTGATGCTGGTGGTGGTAACAATATTGCCCTCGACGATTTGTACTATCGCTTCCCGGTAGGCGAAAGGCTGAACGTTTGGGTTGGAGCTAACAGTCTCGATCTATATGACATTCTTGCTGTCGGCAACCCCATTCTAGAAAGTAGCGGTACTGGTGCTTTGTCTCGCTTTAACCGCCGCAATCCTCTCGTACTTAGAGGTACTGAAGGTGCTGGTGCTGGCGTTAGCGCTAGTTTGTTAGACGATAGAATTACCGTAACTGGTTTGTATCTAACTGATAATGGCAACGATCCTGCAGATGGTGAAGGTCTATACAATGGTTCTTTCAGTGCAGGTGGACAAGTTGAATTTTCTCCCATCGAGAATCTAGATTTAGCTTTGACCTATATTCGTAGTTACGAAACTGGTGATAGCGTGGATCTCTCTGGAGGTACAGTTAACGGAGCTGCCGCCGAACCATTTGGCGAGGTAGCTACTGCTGCTAACAAGTTTGGTGGTTCTGTTACCTATAGTTTGGGCGAACGTTTTGTCATTGCTGGTTTTGGTGGCTATGCCGATGCCGAACAGTTAGAAGGCGGTGACGCAAGTGGAGATATCTGGACTTGGGGTGCTAACGTTTCTATTCTTGACTTTGGTAGAGAAGGTGCCGTGTTAGCATTTGCTGGCGGTCAACCTCCCAAATTCACTACCGATGAAGCAGGCATTGCAGAAGACATAGATACTTCCTACATCGTTGAGGCACTTTATAAATTCCCTCTTAACGACAATATCTTAATCACTCCTGGTGCTTATGTAGTCTTCAATCCCAACCACGATGAAGATGCTGACGAAGTTTACGTAGGCGTAATTCGTACTACTTTCTCCTTCTAAAAGTAGTGCCGTTACTGGTTTATTTCAGCTAAATATCATACAGACAAAAATTAGGGTGGACAATGTCCACCCTAAACAGTTTTTTAGCAGGTTGTTAATCTTTTGTTTACCTAATTTTTACTTGTGGATAACTAGCGAAAGTTATTTTGGTAAAGATCTTCAAAAATTAGTAAGACTACCGACCAAAAAGGTTATCCCAGCGAAGGAATTAGCATTTTTTAGTCAATCGCGAAAATTTAATTCAAATTACAAACATAACGAACGAAAGACAAAAATATATGGTTTCCGCAATTTTTTCCAAACGACAGCTATGGTTTGCCCCTCTAATTGCCGTTACTGTCAGTCTTACTTCCTGTGGCGGCGGTCAATCTCCTACTGAGCCTTCATCAGAAGGTGGAACTTCTTCGGGAGGAAGTGATGTTTCTGCATCTCTAACAGGTGCTGGTGCTAGTTTTCCCGCACCTTTATATCAACGCTGGTTTTCTGAATACAACAAAGTAAATCCCAATGTACAAGTAACCTATCAATCTGTTGGTAGTGGTGCGGGAGTAGAACAGTTTATTCAAAATACTGTAGACTTTGGTGCTAGCGATGTAGCAATGACGGATGAAGAAATGCAACAGGTCGAACGTGGAGTAGCCCTGTTACCGATGACGGCTGGCAGTATCGTCTTGGGATACAACCTTCCTGATGTTGAAAATCTCCAGCTATCGCGAGATGTATATACAAATATTTTGTTAGGTAACATTACTAACTGGAACGATCCAGCTATTGCTGAAATTAATCCCGATGCCAACTTACCCGATACTAAAATTAACGTAGTGCATCGTTCTGACGGTAGTGGTACTACTGGAGTTTTTACCCAACACCTCAGCGCAATTAGTCCTGAATGGGAACAACAAGTAGGTAGCGGTAAAACAGTAGAATGGCCTGTGGGTATTGGTGCTAAAGGAAATGAAGGTGTTACCGCTCAAATTTTACAAACCGAAGGTTCGATTGGCTATATAGAGTACGGCTACGCCAAACAGCAAGACATTCCTACAGCTAGCTTAGAAAATCAAGCAGGGAACTATATCGCTCCTTCAGTAGAGTCTGCTAGCAAAACTCTCGAAGCTGTTACCTTGCCAGATAACCTACGCGCCTTTATTACCGATCCTGAAGGCGATGAATCTTATCCTATTGTTACTTATACTTGGGTTTTAGCATACGAAAACTATAACGATCCTGAAAAGCTGCAAGCTTTAAAAGATGTTCTTACTTGGTCGTTAGAAGAAGGGCAAGATTATTCTGAAGAGTTGGGTTATGTACCTTTACCCGATAATGTGGTGCAAAAAGTAGAAGCAAAACTAGAAACTATTCAGGCTCAATAGATTGGGTTTTAGATTTCAGTTTAAAACTAGATAATTTTGTTTTTCTTGATTTTTCTCCGTTCCAAATAGGTGACGGAGTTTTTATTTGCACAATTAATTCAACCACTTTTTTAGATGTAGTCATTTCAATCAATTTTCTCATGAATAAATCAACTAGCTTTTTGTTGGTGGTTGCTAGTAAGTCATTAGTAGAGTTAGAGCTAATTCAATCTCGATTACTCATACCTATAGTTTCTTTTTAGAATAACTATATATTCATCGCCTAATAGATGGTTAAGTCAACTGATGATGTTCTTTTTTGCCCAAAAACTGATTTTTGTCTGGTAGTTCTGTCTCTAAATTTCGCAAGCGCGGTTCTCGGAAAGCGATCGCTACAGTTATTAAGTTAACTATTCCTAGCAGCACCAATAGTAAAGAAACACCTTGTCCCATGCCCGTATTTATAAATCTACCGACCAACTCGGCAACAAATCCATTACGAGCCATTAAAGGATTTAAAAAATTATCTACCAGAGGTCCTGCTAGCATATAGGCGCAAATTGCCAAAGATCTTTCTAAAGTCTGCTGTAAAGCAAATACACGTCCTTGCAAATGAGTGGGAACTTTGCTCTGCCAAATAGCTTGATTGAGGCTGACAATAATTGGCTGGGAAAATAAATAGCCAAAAATACCGACTGCCAAAGCGAAAACTGATATTCTCGTACCGCCAAATAAGACGATCGCGCCTTGAAAACCAACAAAGCCAATAATTGCCAGGACGCGATTTTGTGGACCAGACCAAAAACTCATGAGAATACTACCTAAAAGCATTCCACAACCACCAATAGACAAAACTATTCCCAACTGTTCTGTAGAATTGGGTTCGTATAGCAAGGGCCACAAAACTATTTCCAGCATTCCCATCGTAAAGTAACTGACCGCAATAAACCCAATCAGACGCAATAATCCAGGTCTTAAAGCAATATAGTTCCAGCCAGAAACCGTATCTTTTAGTAATCGTTCGATAACTTGCTGTTTGGTTTTACGAGTTCTACGAAGATTGGGAAATTTGACAAAGACGAGAGTCATAATAGCGATCGCAAAAGTAATTAAATCGATCGTTAAAATTGTTTCTAAACCAGTAAATTTCATTAACATCCCCGCAATGACAGGAGCGGCAATTTTGGCAATGGCAGAAGAAGCCTGAACCATGCCGTTAGCGCGACTTAAATTTTGTGGGGCAACGAGTTGGGCAATAGCAGCAATGTATGCTGGCTGTTGAAAACTATTAAAGCTTGAGGTAACGGTAACGGCTATATAGATATGCCAAACCTGTAAGTGGTTGGACGTTACTAACAGCAAGACGATAGTGGTAATTACGCCCGTACCTAAATCGCTGAGCATCATTGCGTTGCGGCGATTCCAGCGATCTATTAACACTCCTGCCAGAGGAGAAATAATCACCTTTGGTAAATATATCAGCAGTATCGTCAGAGCAAATTGACTTATAGTTCCCGTACCGTGATAAGTTTGTTCCAAAATCCAAAAGCCTAGAGCAAATTCGGTTAGTTTGGAACCTAACAAAGAAACAACTTGTCCGATCCAAATAATTAAAAAAGTGCGCATAAAGCACGAAAAAATATTAGTACATCTTGATGGCAATCGCTCAATCGACAATTAAACCCGAACGAGTTATGTTATGAGACTAGATAAATTTACACCTCTATCTTTAGTTCGCGCAAGAGAAAAAAAATAAAATTCAGTAAAATTGGCAAAAATTTACATTATAGACGTGTTTTACGCATAAATTGCCAATATCATAGCTATTATGGTCAATTTTTATGCCCTATTCAATATAAACTATTCTATCTATATAAATCGAAAATAGCGCTTGTTAGCAAATGAGACGTAAACTATAAACTAATTGCTTTTTAATAACTAATTATTATTATTTTATTATGCTGATGCTAAAGAATTTTTTTCCCGTGTTGGTCACGGCGATGGGGCAGTCTATATAACAAGATCGAGCGGTATCTCTAAAAATATATAAGTAAATGGCAAGGGTTGAAAATTATTATTTAATTCTGGAAGTAAGTCCAGATGCCAAATTAAAAGAAATTAAAGCGGCTTTTCGCCGTTTAGCTCGTCAGTATCATCCCGATCTAAATCCTAACAATGATGAGGCAGCCGAAAAATTCAAACAAATTTCTCAAGCATACGACGTTCTTTCCGATGCTACCAAACGTCGTCGTTACGATCGTGACTTCCCTTTTCATAAAACACAACCAAAAATTCAGCTAGAAACAGCTAGAGATTTTTATTTTCGAGGTATGCAGCGATCGCAAGCCAAAGAATACAGACAGGCAATTGAGGACTATACACAAGCCATAACCCTAGAGCCAACCTTGATCGATGCCTATCTCAAAAGATGCGAAATGCATTATAAATTAAGCGACTATCGTGGGGTTTTAGACGATTGTTATCAAGTCTTAGAAATCGATCCGCAAGTTGCCAAAGCCTACTATTATCAAGGAAGAGCGCGTTTTAGCCTGGGATATGTTCAATCGGCGATCGAGTCTTATACCACTGCTATTGCCCGTGAGAAAAACTACGCTCAAGCATATTACTATCGCGGTCTCGCCTATCAGGAGAGTAATCAAAATTTAGCAGCAGTTGAAGATTTGCGACAGGCAGCTAGACTGTTCAGAAAGCAAAATGATAACCGCGCTTACTATCGAAGTCAAAAAGTGATTCGCGACCTAACCGTGAAAAAAAGAAAGATCGACCGAATGTCAAATAGCTCTAATAATGCGATCGCCAATGCTTTGCTAGCGTTGCCCGTATATCTGGTCAATCCTGTAGGTGGATTGCTACCTGCTTATTCTCGCATGAGAAGGAAACAGGCAATTCAAGTCGGAGTAATTTATGGCGTGTTATCCTCTGTCTGTTTTGTTATTAGCTATTCTATTTGGCAAGAATCCGAAATATCTATTTGGCTAAGGTTTTTTCTCGGGCTAATTCCTTTTTTTAGTCTCCTATTGTCAAATAGCATTATTCGTTCTTTTTATCGCAATTCTGGTAGCATTTCCAGCGACTTTTTCATAGCGGGTACGGCTTTAATGCCAATAGCTTTTGCCTCGGTTTTTATTAGCCTGATTTATTCTTTTATCGCTCCTTTAATCGTACTACTATCGATTTCTGGATGTTGTTACACCATTTTTATTCTCTATGCAGGCTGCGCTCAAATTTTGAATCTTTCAGAAGCTCAATCGGCTTTTTCGACTACCGCAATTTTAATAATTAGTACGATGTTTTGCTATCTAGCTCTAGAAATATTGTTGTTCCAAATCTAAATTTTAGTTTTGGCAGTTGCCTTCACTCGAACAACTCAGCGAGTAGCTAAATGCTGACGCAAGCGAAGCAGACTAAGGCTTTGACCTAAACTTAGCGGTAAGATTGATATTCCTTCAAGCCGCGATTGTAGCCAGCCTTCACCCCAATACCATTCATGATAGCCATCAATACCTTTACCGAGCAACAGACGCAGACAATTATCTTCTACTAAGTCTACCTGATGTTTAATTTCGATTATTCCTAAGAAACTACTAAAACTCGCTCCTGTTTTGAGTCGCGATGGTAATGAGGTAAAACGCTGGGGCCACATCCACTGTTTGAGCTGTTCGCCTTCTAGCAGACTATCGCGAATAGCTTCTGCCTGTGCCTCGATCTCAATTCGCAAATGACTTTGCTGAAAATTTCCTAGCATATTGGTCTTAATATCTGTTTCTCAATTTATCTTAATTTTATAGATGTTGGCACGAAAATTCAGCATTCTTGAGACGTGTTTTTAATTTATAGCGGTTTTCAAACTTTTGTAGATAAATTTTAATAATTCAAAGTAATACAGCAATCTCAAACAAAATCAGAGAATATCTATTGCTTATTACCTGTTCCCGTCTTGGTGCGTTCCTTTGTGGATCGAAAATCGAGTAGGAAAGCTATAGCTAGTAACGAATACACATTTTTGTCATTTTTTGCCATGTTAGTTTGAACGGTTTTGAGGGAACTATAAATAATAATTACCCTTTGTAATTGCTCGATGTTATTTTAGTTACTCTTCTTGTTGGGTTGACAAACCATGCAATCAAAACAATATAAGTCGCAAGAATTAAGTTCTGTACTAGAAATTTTAAGTAGCCAGAATTTTTCAGGCACTTTTCATATAGAAACTCAGGGCAATTTTGTAAACACTTGCAATACTTGCGTTTTAATCTGGCGCAATGGCGAACTCGTATTTGGAGGATTAACAATTCCTAGTAATTTAAAATTTGCCGAGATGCTGGTTAAAAAGTTTAAACCAGATTTTATTAATGTTGCTATACAAACTGCTAAAGAGAGAGTCGATGACTCTACATCTTTTCGCGAAATTTTAGAGTTATTTGTCAAAATTAAGATTTTGACCTGGGAACAAGTTGAAAACTGTGTATTCAAAAAAATCGTGCAACATCTAGACCGCTTGTGGCAGTTTCCAGGAGTTGCTAAGTGGCAAACTACAACAGAGTTCGATCTTAGTTATGGGGAAGATCGACATGGTTTGAAGTGGAAGACTCTGCAACAAGAATTAAATAAACGGCAACAAAAATGGAAGGCAATAGAAGATTTGGTTCCTTCAATGAATGCAATTCCCTATAAAGTAGAAAATCTCGACAGGATTAATAATTCAACAGTAAAAGAACATTTACAAAAATATGTCAATGGCAGACGCAGTCTGTTAGCTATTGCCGAAAAAATAGATCGAGATCCTCTAGCAGTGGCTCAAACTTACTATAAGTGGGTAAAGCTCAACTGGATAGATTTTGAACAAAATACAACCAGAGATGGTTCGACTTCTGGTAGTAGCGATCGTACTCAGCAGACACCAGAAAATTCGGACTTGCCAATGATTCTTTCTGTAGATGATAGTCCCATCGTGCAAAAAAGTATCGAACGAGCTTTAAAAGAAGTTTATCGAGTAGTTTTGGCAGGTAATGCTAAAGATGCCTTGGCAATTCTCAATCGAGAACCAATTCGACTAGTATTACTCGATCTGACCATGCCAGATGTAGATGGTCTACAGTTTTGCAAAACGATTAAAAAAATTCCCAAATTTCACGATTTACCTATTGTTATGGTTACAGCCAGAGATGGGTTGTTAGACAAAATGAAAGGTCATTTGGCAGGAACGGATAAATACATCACAAAACCATTTGAGCCAGAACAGTTAAGACAAGTTGTAAATAAATATGTCAATGCCAATGTTCTTTAAATAAAAACTCTCGACTTGGGAATACTTAATTGTAAATCTTCGATGAAGTTAAATTAAATTTTTATTCTTACATGGAAAGTAGACCATATCTGATTTTTAGCCTGCATGGTTTGCCTTATGCCATTGATGCTAATTGCGTTAGAGAGATATTTTTGTTACCAGAGCTAATACCTGCCATTGAAGCTCCTAATGACATTATTGGTCTGCTCAATCTGCGCTCTCAGATTACGCCGATAATGCACCTGGATTTGCGCTTTGGACATCGTTTTGAAGGCTGCCATTCTAATGATTGCGTCATTGTAGTAGAGTCTCAAGGATTACAAATTGGTATTGTCATTCATGACGTAAGAGAAGCTAAATACATCGAGCCTCAATTAATTAAAACAGATTTATCTTACGGACGCGATCGCGATATTAATGCTGCTTTTGTAGCTGGCGTGGCGGAAATAGCAGATGAAGTAGTTTTCTTGCTTGACGTAGATAATTTAGTTCGCCATCGCGATCGAGTAGTAGCTCTAATCGAAGATGCTAGTGAGACTGAAGCGGCAGAATCTATCGAACCAAAGCCAGCAGGAAACTTTTACGATCTCTATTTTCCCCAGGCTACTGCTAAAGAAAGCGCAATTATGAGGCAAAGAGCCGAAAATTTGCGCATAGTTGCAGAACAGACGGAAGATTCCGAACTAACGTCTCTAGCAGTGGTGGATATTGATGGCGAATATTTTGGTATAGATTTAGACATCGTTAGAGAATTTACCAAAATTGGCAAGATAACCTCAATTCCGCAATGTCCGAGTCATATTGTTGGCAATATGAACTTAAGGGGCGAAATTCTAACTTTAATCGATTTACGGCAGGTTTTAAATTTACAGAGCGATCGCGCTCTGCAAGCTGGCTTTGCCAATCGCCACAATCAGGCAGCTAAAGCAGTGGCGGTCAATGTAGATGACGAGATCGCTGGCATTCTAGTCGATCGCGTTGTGGACGTAACTAATTGCCCTGCTGAAACTATAGCTCTTCCTCTGGCTTTAGATTCTAATAGCTCTAAGTACTTTAAAGGTACGACAAACTATTCAGGCAAACCAATCGGCATTATTGACATATCAAAGATGCTGTCCCAATAAGCGTTGGCGGTAAGTATTTAAATAAATTTATGCGGAAAAAATATTATGAAAATTAGTACTCAACTATCTCTTACAGCAGCAGGGATTGTCGTGGTTGCTGTAGGTAGTATTGGCTCGGTATTTTTGGGAGCATCATCTGGTGATAGCCGCGTAGTTAACTATAGCGGTATTGTGCGCGGAGCAACTCAAAGATTGGTCAAACAAGAACTAACAGGACAGTCTAACGACAAACTGATTGCTAAATTAGACCAAATTGTCAACGGTTTGATAAATGGAGACGAAGAATTAAATCTGCCAAGAGCAACCGATCCAGAATATTTCAGCATCATGCTGGAAGTAGAATCTGCTTGGAATCAGTTGAAAGAGAATATTGTAGCTGCTAGAACCAATGAAGCCAGCGAAGCTATTCTCTACGAGAACAGCGAAGAATTTTTTGAATTGATTAACAATGGCGTATTTGCTGCCGAGGATGCCGCAGCAGCAAAACTTAGAAGATTGAGAATAATACAGTTGGTTATCTTTGGGATTAACTTAATTATTATTGGCATTATTATTACTTTAACTCGCAGGATTACGGCTACTTTAAAAAGCCTAACTAGTGCGATCGCTTCTTCTTCTACAGAAATTGCTGCCACCATAGACCAACAAGAACGAACAGTTGCCAGCCAAGCCAGTTCTGTCAACCAAACTACCGCTACCGTAGACGAGTTGGGTGCTTCTTCGAGACAATCTGCCGAACAAGCTGAAGCTTCTACAGCAGGAGCAAGTCAAGCTCTCTCTCTAGCCCAGGAAGGAGCGAGAACCGTAGAGCAAACGATGGCAGGTATTGAAAATCTTAAAGTCCGAGTCGGAGAAATTGCAGAGCAAATTATTAACCTCAGCCAACAAACAGGTCAAATTGCCATCGTCTCCGATCTGGTAGCCAATGTCGCCAATCAAACCAACATGCTGGCACTCAACGCCGCAGTTGAGGCATCTCGCGCTGGAGAACATGGCAAAGGATTTGGCGTTGTCGCCGACGAAATTCGCAAGCTGGCTGACGAAAGCCGCAAATCTGCCGAAAAAATCAATAACTTGGTCGTAGACCTTCAAGCAGCGATGAACAGCGCAGTAATGGTAACAGATGAAGGCAACAAAACTGCCGAATCTAGCATTCAGTTAGCCAGGGGAACGGCAGAAACTTTTGTCAGCGTCAAAAATGCGATCGACGATGTATTTATCAATACGCAGCAAATTTCTCTTAACACCAAACAACAGGCGGTGGGAATTCAAGAAATTCTC from Myxosarcina sp. GI1 includes the following:
- a CDS encoding iron uptake porin codes for the protein MSKLFWQTLKVAPAIFAASLLTANGANAQALPENGNDSSVNETLERIDRYQNNSTSSQSQVTNVNQLRDVSPTDWAYEALRSLVDRYGCIAGYPNQTYRGSQALTRYEFAAGLNSCLNQIERLIASSEAVTREDLDTMNRLAQEFEAELATLGGRIDNIESRTAFLEDNQFSTTTKLSGEAIFSVQQAFGEEVDSQTTFGDRVRLNFDTSFFGEDRLRTRLEAGNFDDILRSDVTGTDSTRLGFDAGGGNNIALDDLYYRFPVGERLNVWVGANSLDLYDILAVGNPILESSGTGALSRFNRRNPLVLRGTEGAGAGVSASLLDDRITVTGLYLTDNGNDPADGEGLYNGSFSAGGQVEFSPIENLDLALTYIRSYETGDSVDLSGGTVNGAAAEPFGEVATAANKFGGSVTYSLGERFVIAGFGGYADAEQLEGGDASGDIWTWGANVSILDFGREGAVLAFAGGQPPKFTTDEAGIAEDIDTSYIVEALYKFPLNDNILITPGAYVVFNPNHDEDADEVYVGVIRTTFSF
- the pstS gene encoding phosphate ABC transporter substrate-binding protein PstS, giving the protein MVSAIFSKRQLWFAPLIAVTVSLTSCGGGQSPTEPSSEGGTSSGGSDVSASLTGAGASFPAPLYQRWFSEYNKVNPNVQVTYQSVGSGAGVEQFIQNTVDFGASDVAMTDEEMQQVERGVALLPMTAGSIVLGYNLPDVENLQLSRDVYTNILLGNITNWNDPAIAEINPDANLPDTKINVVHRSDGSGTTGVFTQHLSAISPEWEQQVGSGKTVEWPVGIGAKGNEGVTAQILQTEGSIGYIEYGYAKQQDIPTASLENQAGNYIAPSVESASKTLEAVTLPDNLRAFITDPEGDESYPIVTYTWVLAYENYNDPEKLQALKDVLTWSLEEGQDYSEELGYVPLPDNVVQKVEAKLETIQAQ
- a CDS encoding MFS transporter; its protein translation is MRTFLIIWIGQVVSLLGSKLTEFALGFWILEQTYHGTGTISQFALTILLIYLPKVIISPLAGVLIDRWNRRNAMMLSDLGTGVITTIVLLLVTSNHLQVWHIYIAVTVTSSFNSFQQPAYIAAIAQLVAPQNLSRANGMVQASSAIAKIAAPVIAGMLMKFTGLETILTIDLITFAIAIMTLVFVKFPNLRRTRKTKQQVIERLLKDTVSGWNYIALRPGLLRLIGFIAVSYFTMGMLEIVLWPLLYEPNSTEQLGIVLSIGGCGMLLGSILMSFWSGPQNRVLAIIGFVGFQGAIVLFGGTRISVFALAVGIFGYLFSQPIIVSLNQAIWQSKVPTHLQGRVFALQQTLERSLAICAYMLAGPLVDNFLNPLMARNGFVAELVGRFINTGMGQGVSLLLVLLGIVNLITVAIAFREPRLRNLETELPDKNQFLGKKEHHQLT
- a CDS encoding DnaJ domain-containing protein, giving the protein MARVENYYLILEVSPDAKLKEIKAAFRRLARQYHPDLNPNNDEAAEKFKQISQAYDVLSDATKRRRYDRDFPFHKTQPKIQLETARDFYFRGMQRSQAKEYRQAIEDYTQAITLEPTLIDAYLKRCEMHYKLSDYRGVLDDCYQVLEIDPQVAKAYYYQGRARFSLGYVQSAIESYTTAIAREKNYAQAYYYRGLAYQESNQNLAAVEDLRQAARLFRKQNDNRAYYRSQKVIRDLTVKKRKIDRMSNSSNNAIANALLALPVYLVNPVGGLLPAYSRMRRKQAIQVGVIYGVLSSVCFVISYSIWQESEISIWLRFFLGLIPFFSLLLSNSIIRSFYRNSGSISSDFFIAGTALMPIAFASVFISLIYSFIAPLIVLLSISGCCYTIFILYAGCAQILNLSEAQSAFSTTAILIISTMFCYLALEILLFQI
- a CDS encoding PleD family two-component system response regulator, with the translated sequence MQSKQYKSQELSSVLEILSSQNFSGTFHIETQGNFVNTCNTCVLIWRNGELVFGGLTIPSNLKFAEMLVKKFKPDFINVAIQTAKERVDDSTSFREILELFVKIKILTWEQVENCVFKKIVQHLDRLWQFPGVAKWQTTTEFDLSYGEDRHGLKWKTLQQELNKRQQKWKAIEDLVPSMNAIPYKVENLDRINNSTVKEHLQKYVNGRRSLLAIAEKIDRDPLAVAQTYYKWVKLNWIDFEQNTTRDGSTSGSSDRTQQTPENSDLPMILSVDDSPIVQKSIERALKEVYRVVLAGNAKDALAILNREPIRLVLLDLTMPDVDGLQFCKTIKKIPKFHDLPIVMVTARDGLLDKMKGHLAGTDKYITKPFEPEQLRQVVNKYVNANVL
- a CDS encoding chemotaxis protein CheW — encoded protein: MESRPYLIFSLHGLPYAIDANCVREIFLLPELIPAIEAPNDIIGLLNLRSQITPIMHLDLRFGHRFEGCHSNDCVIVVESQGLQIGIVIHDVREAKYIEPQLIKTDLSYGRDRDINAAFVAGVAEIADEVVFLLDVDNLVRHRDRVVALIEDASETEAAESIEPKPAGNFYDLYFPQATAKESAIMRQRAENLRIVAEQTEDSELTSLAVVDIDGEYFGIDLDIVREFTKIGKITSIPQCPSHIVGNMNLRGEILTLIDLRQVLNLQSDRALQAGFANRHNQAAKAVAVNVDDEIAGILVDRVVDVTNCPAETIALPLALDSNSSKYFKGTTNYSGKPIGIIDISKMLSQ
- a CDS encoding methyl-accepting chemotaxis protein, with protein sequence MKISTQLSLTAAGIVVVAVGSIGSVFLGASSGDSRVVNYSGIVRGATQRLVKQELTGQSNDKLIAKLDQIVNGLINGDEELNLPRATDPEYFSIMLEVESAWNQLKENIVAARTNEASEAILYENSEEFFELINNGVFAAEDAAAAKLRRLRIIQLVIFGINLIIIGIIITLTRRITATLKSLTSAIASSSTEIAATIDQQERTVASQASSVNQTTATVDELGASSRQSAEQAEASTAGASQALSLAQEGARTVEQTMAGIENLKVRVGEIAEQIINLSQQTGQIAIVSDLVANVANQTNMLALNAAVEASRAGEHGKGFGVVADEIRKLADESRKSAEKINNLVVDLQAAMNSAVMVTDEGNKTAESSIQLARGTAETFVSVKNAIDDVFINTQQISLNTKQQAVGIQEILSAINALNLGAQDTAAGINQVKVSTANLRDSAKDLQEIV